One Campylobacter concisus DNA window includes the following coding sequences:
- a CDS encoding ABC transporter ATP-binding protein has product MEILRASNLGFAYDYTLFNNINLTLNQKQSIAITGVSGCGKSTLLHILSTLLKPNFGEVIYQDRSIYELSQNELLAIRRLHFGIIFQSHYLFKGFSAYENIELASILSGENIEKNDLASLKILNVINQKVGELSGGQQQRVSIARVLTKKPKIIFADEPTGNLDKQTANEVMQVLFDYINENNAALVLVTHDNDLAAKCDNSYKLENKELVQIS; this is encoded by the coding sequence ATGGAAATTTTAAGAGCGTCTAATCTAGGCTTTGCGTATGATTATACGCTCTTTAATAATATAAATTTAACTCTCAATCAAAAACAAAGCATCGCGATAACCGGCGTTAGCGGTTGTGGCAAATCAACGCTTTTACACATACTTTCAACACTTTTAAAACCAAATTTTGGTGAGGTCATCTATCAAGATAGATCGATCTATGAGCTTTCTCAAAACGAGCTTTTGGCCATTAGAAGGCTTCATTTTGGCATTATTTTCCAGTCACACTACCTTTTTAAAGGCTTTAGTGCTTACGAAAATATCGAGCTTGCTAGTATCTTATCTGGTGAAAATATAGAAAAAAATGATCTTGCATCGCTTAAAATTTTAAATGTGATAAATCAAAAAGTTGGTGAGCTAAGCGGCGGTCAGCAGCAACGCGTTAGTATCGCTAGAGTGCTTACCAAAAAGCCAAAGATCATCTTTGCAGACGAGCCAACGGGCAACCTTGATAAGCAGACGGCAAATGAAGTGATGCAAGTTTTATTTGACTATATAAATGAAAATAACGCTGCCCTTGTTCTAGTTACTCACGACAACGACCTAGCCGCTAAATGCGACAATTCATACAAGCTTGAGAACAAAGAGCTTGTGCAAATTTCTTAA
- the rpsB gene encoding 30S ribosomal protein S2: MVTMRDLLECGVHFGHQTRRWNPKMKKFIFGERKGIYIIDLQKTIRYFRYTYNIVRDAAAEGKSVLFVGTKKQAIDAIKEYAEKCGMPYVNHRWLGGMMTNFGTIRQSIRKLEVIETMEEDGSINLLTKKEALMLRRKKEKLIATLGGIRNMKSLPDMIFVVDTVKEKIAVQEANRLKIPVVAPIDTNCDPDVVDYPIPGNDDAIRSVQLFCQEMAEAINEGKSLLEQDGGEQAAGEEVSQDEKDAVVAEAMSEEDFGEDEE; encoded by the coding sequence ATGGTAACTATGAGAGATTTATTAGAGTGTGGCGTACATTTTGGTCACCAAACACGCCGCTGGAATCCAAAGATGAAAAAATTTATCTTTGGCGAGAGAAAAGGTATCTATATTATAGATCTACAAAAGACTATCCGCTACTTCCGCTACACTTACAACATCGTTCGTGACGCAGCTGCTGAAGGCAAGTCAGTGCTATTTGTTGGTACTAAAAAACAAGCTATCGACGCTATAAAAGAGTATGCTGAAAAATGTGGAATGCCTTATGTAAATCACCGCTGGTTAGGTGGTATGATGACAAACTTTGGTACTATCCGCCAGTCTATCCGCAAACTTGAAGTCATTGAAACTATGGAAGAAGATGGTTCGATAAATTTACTAACTAAAAAAGAGGCTTTGATGCTTCGCCGCAAAAAAGAGAAGCTTATAGCAACTCTTGGCGGTATACGCAATATGAAAAGCCTACCTGATATGATATTTGTTGTTGATACTGTCAAAGAAAAGATCGCTGTTCAGGAAGCAAATCGTTTAAAAATTCCAGTTGTAGCACCTATTGATACAAACTGCGATCCTGATGTTGTTGATTATCCGATCCCAGGAAACGACGATGCGATTCGCTCTGTTCAGCTTTTCTGCCAAGAGATGGCTGAAGCTATCAACGAAGGTAAATCACTTCTTGAGCAAGATGGTGGCGAGCAAGCTGCTGGCGAAGAAGTAAGCCAAGATGAGAAAGACGCAGTTGTAGCTGAGGCTATGAGTGAAGAAGACTTTGGCGAGGACGAAGAGTAA
- a CDS encoding DUF4198 domain-containing protein, whose protein sequence is MKIGKILTAIMLTGAFCMVQAHMFWVDGANDEKLGKFIANMGYSDDFPKLEPIMAERVHLFAPITIISKDGNKKKLIQSGENYRYEGKRLDKGTYILLAQQNPMYSLKKRSDGKWLIDKTKLDLKDLSDIQICRLMTITSKRVLNLGETNDFVTKPVGVKIEIVPLQNPAEFRVDKPFKLQVFADGKPLERAKLTGTFAGFLDHKHAFYGMTDEQGITEVLALRPGFWVFEVIYERPYPDAAKCDKETLKTTLSFEIKE, encoded by the coding sequence ATGAAAATAGGTAAAATTTTGACCGCCATTATGTTAACGGGAGCCTTTTGTATGGTGCAAGCACACATGTTTTGGGTAGATGGAGCTAATGATGAAAAGCTAGGAAAATTTATCGCAAACATGGGTTATAGCGACGATTTTCCAAAGCTAGAGCCTATTATGGCCGAACGCGTCCATCTTTTTGCGCCAATTACTATAATAAGTAAAGATGGTAACAAAAAGAAGCTTATACAAAGTGGCGAGAACTACCGCTACGAGGGTAAAAGATTAGACAAAGGCACATATATCTTACTAGCACAGCAAAATCCTATGTATTCGCTTAAAAAACGTAGTGATGGCAAGTGGCTAATAGACAAAACTAAGCTTGATCTAAAGGATCTAAGCGATATACAGATTTGCCGGCTGATGACGATAACATCTAAAAGAGTCTTAAATTTAGGTGAAACAAACGACTTCGTAACTAAACCTGTTGGAGTTAAAATCGAGATCGTACCGCTACAAAACCCAGCGGAATTTAGAGTAGATAAGCCTTTTAAATTACAGGTTTTTGCTGATGGAAAGCCGCTAGAGCGAGCCAAACTAACTGGTACTTTTGCTGGATTTTTAGACCATAAGCACGCATTTTACGGTATGACTGATGAACAAGGCATCACTGAAGTGTTAGCTCTAAGACCAGGATTTTGGGTATTTGAAGTGATTTATGAAAGACCTTATCCAGATGCTGCGAAGTGTGATAAAGAGACGTTAAAAACGACGCTTAGTTTTGAGATAAAAGAATAA
- the lysS gene encoding lysine--tRNA ligase, producing MFDNQHEIQRLQSIDELRNLGINPYPHFLRRDMNISKFRLKFNYINDTEEKKAEGQLVGLAGRIKLIRDAGKAVFANIEDEDGNLQIYFSNKTLDPEWFKIVKKYVEIGDIVYVRGYAFITRTGEFSMHVSELSLASKSISPLPEKYHGLVDVETRYRQRYLDMIMNPEVRADFKRRSVIISTIRRFFEEKGFLEVETPMLHPIAGGANAKPFITFHNALGVERYLRIAPELYLKRLIVGGFEAVYEMNRNFRNEGMDLTHNPEFTSIEFYWAYHNYHDLMGITEDLFNVILDKLDMEKVVNFDGMEIDFSKPFKRISYKKALVEIGGLDDNIINDKDKILAKLRADGLEANKKLDLGHLQAELFDNYVESKLIHPTFVIDYPISISPLSRRSDANPDVAERFELFIAGRELANGFNELNDPIDQYNRFKAQIDAKNAGDDEAHEMDEDYVKALGYGMPPVAGEGIGIDRLVMLLTDKKSIRDVVLFPAMRPLKNEIKENEK from the coding sequence ATATTTGACAACCAACATGAGATTCAACGACTACAAAGCATAGACGAGCTAAGAAATTTAGGTATTAATCCATATCCGCATTTTCTTAGAAGAGATATGAATATCTCTAAATTTAGACTAAAATTTAACTACATTAATGATACAGAAGAAAAAAAGGCCGAAGGTCAGTTAGTAGGTCTTGCAGGCAGAATAAAACTCATTCGTGATGCTGGAAAAGCGGTTTTTGCAAATATCGAAGATGAAGATGGAAATTTACAAATTTACTTTAGTAATAAAACGCTTGATCCAGAGTGGTTTAAAATCGTTAAAAAATACGTAGAGATAGGTGATATCGTCTATGTTAGAGGTTATGCATTTATAACAAGAACTGGCGAATTTTCTATGCATGTAAGTGAGCTTAGCCTTGCTTCAAAGTCGATAAGTCCACTTCCTGAGAAGTATCATGGCTTAGTTGATGTTGAGACAAGATATCGCCAAAGATATCTTGACATGATAATGAACCCTGAAGTTAGAGCTGATTTTAAAAGACGCTCAGTGATTATAAGTACGATTAGAAGATTTTTTGAAGAAAAGGGCTTTTTAGAAGTTGAAACACCGATGCTACACCCAATAGCAGGCGGTGCAAACGCCAAGCCATTTATCACTTTTCACAATGCCCTTGGAGTAGAGAGATATCTAAGGATTGCACCTGAATTATACCTCAAACGCCTTATAGTAGGTGGCTTTGAGGCTGTTTATGAGATGAATAGAAATTTTAGAAACGAAGGAATGGATCTTACTCACAACCCTGAGTTTACAAGTATAGAGTTTTACTGGGCATACCACAACTACCACGATTTAATGGGTATCACAGAGGATCTTTTTAATGTCATTTTAGACAAGCTGGATATGGAAAAAGTTGTAAATTTTGACGGCATGGAGATTGATTTTAGTAAGCCATTTAAGCGAATAAGCTACAAAAAAGCTCTCGTTGAGATCGGCGGACTAGATGATAATATCATAAATGATAAAGATAAAATTTTAGCAAAACTAAGAGCTGATGGCCTTGAAGCAAATAAGAAGCTTGATCTTGGTCACTTACAGGCTGAGTTATTTGATAACTACGTAGAGAGTAAGCTTATACACCCAACATTTGTTATTGATTATCCGATTTCGATCAGCCCACTTTCAAGAAGAAGTGACGCAAACCCTGATGTGGCTGAGAGATTTGAGTTATTTATCGCTGGTCGTGAGCTAGCAAATGGCTTTAATGAGCTAAACGATCCAATCGATCAATACAACCGCTTTAAAGCGCAAATCGATGCTAAAAACGCAGGCGATGACGAGGCACACGAGATGGATGAGGACTATGTAAAAGCCCTAGGATACGGCATGCCGCCAGTTGCAGGTGAGGGTATAGGTATCGATAGGCTTGTTATGCTTTTAACGGATAAAAAATCAATTCGCGATGTTGTGCTCTTCCCAGCGATGAGGCCACTTAAAAATGAGATAAAGGAGAATGAAAAATGA
- the gatC gene encoding Asp-tRNA(Asn)/Glu-tRNA(Gln) amidotransferase subunit GatC, translating into MQIDDTLLNKLEKLSALQISDEKREEVKKQLSEIVSFVDILNELDLSSDEAVVSSIKGGTPLREDEPRPSDVIDTILKYAPSREGHFFAVPKIIE; encoded by the coding sequence ATGCAAATAGATGACACTCTTTTAAATAAATTAGAAAAACTTTCTGCCTTACAAATCAGTGATGAAAAAAGAGAAGAAGTAAAAAAACAACTAAGTGAGATTGTATCTTTTGTTGATATTTTAAATGAACTTGATCTAAGCAGTGATGAAGCTGTAGTTAGCTCTATAAAAGGTGGCACGCCTTTAAGAGAAGATGAGCCAAGACCAAGTGATGTGATTGATACGATCTTGAAATACGCTCCTTCACGTGAAGGGCATTTTTTTGCTGTACCAAAAATAATAGAATAA
- a CDS encoding L-seryl-tRNA selenium transferase — translation MKKITLFLAFALALVLSGCGTKRQYFEPAQTSGKISLSKDMPSYIKSANANGATLDNGNIITKNGLNTNIKLPENFNFLNENNGFIISASINGDLNVTDPSGHSVYSNKFPTAIVAASLDQNLLAAISTANHIYLIDINTATTIMEYSSSNIAAVDSRVVAPFFMSSLIVYPALDGKIYIVQKETGRILRDVVVSSENFFNNIIFLGVEGDNLIAATAKKLIVINPSQTVYYDGEIKDVLVNNDEIYIFKKDGTIVRTNLMLKEQNKVNFKFAIFSAATIINNKLYVIEKTGYVIKTNLDLSGAEIYEFSDEIKDKSFMGNGAFYYDNELVNLGQ, via the coding sequence ATGAAAAAAATTACTCTTTTCTTGGCTTTTGCCTTGGCTTTAGTTTTAAGCGGATGTGGCACAAAAAGACAATATTTCGAGCCAGCTCAAACCTCTGGCAAAATTTCTTTGTCAAAAGATATGCCATCTTATATCAAATCAGCAAATGCAAATGGCGCCACTCTTGACAACGGCAATATCATCACCAAAAACGGTCTAAATACAAACATCAAGTTGCCTGAAAATTTTAATTTCTTAAATGAAAACAACGGCTTTATCATATCAGCTAGTATAAATGGCGATCTAAATGTGACAGATCCTAGTGGACACAGCGTTTATAGCAATAAATTTCCAACAGCAATCGTTGCTGCTTCTCTTGATCAAAACCTATTAGCAGCTATCAGCACGGCAAACCACATCTATCTAATAGACATAAATACCGCAACAACAATAATGGAATATAGCTCGTCTAATATAGCAGCGGTTGATTCAAGGGTCGTAGCACCATTTTTTATGAGCTCACTGATTGTATATCCGGCATTAGATGGCAAAATTTACATAGTACAAAAAGAGACTGGTAGAATTTTACGTGACGTGGTCGTAAGCTCTGAAAATTTCTTTAATAACATCATATTTTTAGGCGTTGAGGGCGATAATCTAATTGCAGCAACAGCTAAAAAACTTATCGTCATTAACCCAAGTCAAACAGTTTATTATGACGGTGAGATCAAGGATGTACTGGTTAATAACGATGAAATTTATATCTTTAAAAAAGATGGTACGATCGTAAGAACAAATCTTATGTTAAAAGAGCAAAATAAAGTAAATTTCAAATTTGCCATCTTCTCAGCAGCTACTATTATCAATAATAAGCTTTACGTAATCGAAAAAACAGGCTACGTTATAAAAACAAATTTAGACCTCAGTGGAGCTGAAATTTATGAATTTAGCGATGAGATAAAAGATAAAAGCTTTATGGGCAATGGTGCCTTTTATTATGATAATGAGCTTGTTAATTTAGGACAATGA
- the hisG gene encoding ATP phosphoribosyltransferase yields MITVALPKGRIAEATLEIFRKIFGSSFLFEDRKLILEEGNFRFLMVRNQDIPTYVTEGAADIGVVGLDVLEEHKPNVVRLLDLKIGQCKVCIGIKNDSELDLNQPELKIATKMPNITRNYFTKQAVAVKIIKLYGSIELAPLVGLSDAIVDVVETGSTMKQNGLKIAGDIMQSSAYLIANKNSFIIKKDEILELYKKIKEEI; encoded by the coding sequence ATGATAACAGTAGCACTACCAAAGGGAAGAATAGCCGAGGCAACACTAGAAATTTTTAGAAAAATTTTTGGCTCAAGTTTTTTATTTGAAGATAGAAAACTAATCCTTGAAGAAGGAAATTTTAGATTTTTAATGGTTCGCAACCAAGATATCCCAACTTATGTCACTGAAGGTGCAGCTGATATCGGTGTGGTGGGGCTTGACGTACTTGAAGAGCACAAGCCAAATGTTGTAAGGCTACTGGATTTAAAAATCGGCCAATGCAAAGTTTGCATTGGCATAAAAAACGACTCCGAGCTAGACCTAAACCAGCCAGAGCTAAAAATAGCCACAAAAATGCCAAATATAACAAGAAATTATTTTACAAAACAAGCCGTAGCTGTAAAGATCATCAAGCTTTATGGCTCGATCGAACTTGCACCACTAGTTGGCTTAAGCGATGCAATAGTTGATGTAGTCGAGACTGGCTCAACCATGAAGCAAAATGGACTAAAGATCGCTGGTGATATTATGCAAAGCTCAGCTTATCTAATAGCAAATAAAAATAGCTTTATCATTAAAAAAGATGAGATTTTAGAGCTTTATAAAAAAATCAAAGAGGAGATTTAA
- a CDS encoding type IV pilus twitching motility protein PilT has product MDLIEQLQAKNLSVKIPEDNNLSNLAGDIKTLLKTVVSDKASDLHLVSRSEPQIRVDGALKPIDFGVLSGKDIENLCFALITDEQKSELENNKELDFAIELRDIGRFRGNYYYTMNGDLAAAFRIIPINIPSLDELNAPQIFKHIIKREKGLILVTGPTGSGKSTTLAAMLNEINLNYRKHIITIEDPVEFVHNNKKALFSHRNIGTDATSYSRALKSAVREDPDIILVGEMRDRETISTAITAAETGHLVFGTLHTNSAIQTINRIVDSFDGSEQLQVRNMLSVSLTAVVSQSLIPKIGGGRCAVHEILINNMAISNLIRENKIHQIYSQMQLNQQQTGMSTQTQALMKVLKEGKITKENALAYSTSQQELQNLIGTV; this is encoded by the coding sequence ATGGATCTAATCGAACAGCTTCAGGCAAAGAATTTAAGTGTAAAAATACCAGAAGATAATAACCTTAGTAATCTTGCTGGCGATATAAAAACACTTTTAAAAACTGTTGTGAGTGATAAGGCAAGCGATCTTCACCTTGTTTCAAGATCTGAGCCACAAATAAGAGTAGATGGCGCTTTAAAGCCCATTGACTTTGGCGTATTAAGTGGCAAGGATATAGAGAATTTATGTTTTGCTTTGATTACTGATGAACAAAAAAGTGAGCTTGAGAATAATAAAGAGCTTGACTTTGCGATCGAGCTTCGAGATATTGGTCGCTTTCGTGGTAACTATTACTATACCATGAATGGCGATTTAGCTGCTGCTTTTCGTATAATCCCAATCAATATCCCATCTCTTGATGAGTTAAATGCCCCACAAATTTTTAAACACATTATTAAGCGTGAAAAAGGTCTTATTTTGGTTACTGGACCGACAGGAAGTGGTAAATCAACAACTCTTGCAGCCATGCTTAATGAGATAAATTTAAATTATAGAAAGCATATTATTACAATTGAGGATCCAGTCGAGTTTGTGCATAACAATAAAAAAGCTCTATTTTCTCATAGAAATATCGGCACTGACGCAACTTCTTATTCAAGGGCCTTAAAATCTGCGGTTCGTGAAGATCCAGATATCATACTTGTGGGCGAGATGAGAGATAGAGAAACAATTTCAACAGCTATTACGGCGGCTGAGACCGGACACTTAGTCTTTGGTACGCTTCACACAAATTCAGCCATTCAAACTATAAATAGGATCGTTGATAGTTTCGATGGAAGTGAGCAATTACAAGTAAGAAATATGCTTAGCGTGTCATTAACTGCTGTCGTTTCACAAAGTCTGATCCCAAAGATAGGCGGTGGAAGGTGCGCTGTGCATGAAATTTTAATAAACAATATGGCTATCTCAAACTTGATACGTGAAAATAAAATACATCAAATTTATTCACAAATGCAGCTAAATCAACAACAAACTGGCATGAGTACGCAAACTCAGGCTTTGATGAAAGTGCTAAAAGAGGGTAAGATTACAAAAGAAAATGCGCTAGCTTATTCAACTAGCCAGCAAGAACTTCAAAATTTAATAGGAACTGTATAA
- a CDS encoding Fur family transcriptional regulator, with protein sequence MIENLEYDALLEKFKRVLRDNGLKYTKQREILLKTLYNNGEHFTPERLYLFIKETHPELNIGIATVYRTLNLLEESEMVTSISFGSQGKKFELATKPHHDHMICRKCGLIIEFEDPMIEKRQISIAKDHGFKLTGHMMQLYGICEKCSKNNIKGK encoded by the coding sequence ATGATAGAAAATTTAGAATATGATGCGTTGCTTGAGAAATTCAAAAGAGTGCTTCGTGACAATGGTTTAAAATACACGAAACAGCGTGAAATTTTACTAAAAACGCTATATAACAATGGCGAACACTTTACTCCAGAAAGACTTTATCTTTTTATAAAAGAGACACACCCTGAGCTAAATATTGGTATCGCAACTGTTTATAGAACACTAAATCTACTTGAAGAATCAGAAATGGTGACATCAATCAGCTTTGGTTCACAAGGCAAAAAATTTGAGCTTGCCACAAAGCCACATCACGACCATATGATATGCAGAAAGTGCGGCCTTATCATAGAATTTGAAGATCCAATGATAGAAAAAAGACAAATCAGTATCGCAAAAGATCATGGCTTTAAACTAACTGGCCATATGATGCAGCTTTATGGAATTTGTGAAAAATGCTCAAAAAATAATATAAAGGGAAAGTAA
- a CDS encoding type III pantothenate kinase → MILCNIGNTNATFLEGGKISRMKISEFKSYKPEKKVYFISVNDEILNLLKDNKMFVNLEPFFTIDTIYQGLGVDRIAACYSINNGVIVDAGSAITVDIMANSIHLGGYILPGISSMLNAYKNISPRLDITINSQIDIDALPQKTADAVSYGIIKPIITLLDKLAGDKKVYFTGGDGDFLSKFFKNAICDKMLVFRAMQKLITEKKDMII, encoded by the coding sequence ATGATTTTGTGTAATATAGGCAATACAAACGCTACATTTTTAGAAGGTGGCAAAATCTCACGTATGAAAATTTCTGAGTTTAAAAGCTATAAACCAGAAAAAAAAGTATATTTTATATCCGTAAATGATGAAATTTTAAATCTTTTAAAAGATAATAAAATGTTTGTAAATTTAGAACCATTTTTTACTATTGATACGATATATCAGGGTCTAGGCGTAGATAGAATCGCTGCATGTTACTCTATAAATAATGGCGTAATTGTTGATGCTGGAAGTGCGATAACAGTTGATATTATGGCAAATTCTATTCACCTTGGAGGATATATCTTACCAGGCATTTCAAGTATGCTAAATGCCTACAAAAACATCTCACCACGACTTGATATCACTATAAATTCACAAATTGACATAGATGCACTACCACAAAAAACAGCCGATGCTGTGAGTTATGGCATTATTAAACCAATAATAACTCTACTAGATAAGCTAGCCGGTGACAAAAAAGTCTATTTTACTGGTGGAGATGGCGACTTTTTGTCAAAATTTTTTAAAAATGCTATTTGCGACAAGATGCTAGTTTTTCGTGCCATGCAAAAGCTAATAACTGAAAAGAAAGATATGATAATATGA
- a CDS encoding CvpA family protein: MDLVTWFDIIIIALVLMLGIKGILNGLIKEAFGLIGLIGGLIIASRFSDLSGEFITKNIYKFENPSFLQFVAFISLWLVFWLVCLLVGKFLSKIVSVSGLGFLDRLGGFVMGSGKIFLTFSAVVAVISGTSLNNIIAPYFANSKVYPVLIETGKWITNLDVKNIKSELDEIVARPMDTNKTDAFISMDANASVNTDSNITKGE, translated from the coding sequence ATGGATTTAGTAACGTGGTTTGATATCATTATTATTGCTCTTGTCTTGATGCTTGGCATAAAAGGTATATTAAATGGACTTATAAAAGAAGCATTCGGACTTATCGGACTTATCGGTGGCTTAATTATAGCTAGCAGGTTTTCAGATCTATCTGGTGAGTTTATAACTAAAAATATATATAAATTTGAAAATCCTTCATTTTTACAGTTTGTCGCATTTATCTCTCTTTGGCTAGTTTTTTGGCTAGTTTGCTTGCTAGTTGGTAAATTTTTATCAAAAATAGTTTCAGTAAGCGGACTTGGTTTTTTGGATAGACTTGGTGGATTTGTTATGGGAAGTGGAAAAATTTTCTTAACATTTTCGGCAGTAGTTGCTGTAATATCTGGCACTTCGCTAAATAATATAATTGCTCCTTATTTTGCGAACAGTAAAGTTTATCCGGTTTTGATAGAAACTGGCAAATGGATAACAAATCTTGATGTAAAAAATATCAAAAGTGAGTTAGATGAGATAGTGGCAAGACCAATGGATACAAATAAAACTGACGCATTTATCTCAATGGATGCAAATGCTAGTGTAAATACCGACTCTAATATCACAAAAGGGGAATAA
- a CDS encoding acetyltransferase, producing MSYENFKSKNPLVLKITTNARKFGVETLQNEEFVSILLNVKKLEISSEQRHALAEIFAKLIKIEEDSQLSK from the coding sequence ATGTCTTACGAAAACTTTAAATCAAAAAATCCTCTTGTGCTAAAAATCACTACAAACGCAAGAAAATTTGGCGTAGAAACACTACAAAACGAGGAGTTTGTAAGCATTCTTTTAAATGTCAAGAAGCTTGAAATTTCATCCGAACAAAGGCATGCATTGGCAGAAATTTTTGCTAAGTTAATAAAAATCGAAGAAGACTCACAATTAAGTAAATAA
- the tsf gene encoding translation elongation factor Ts, which yields MEITAQMVKELRESTGAGMMDCKKALSEANGDMEKAIDILREKGLGQAAKKADRLASEGLVSVEVCSKCKKATISEINSETDFVARNPQFQALAKDATAHIQSSGIKTVEELNASTLNGVKFEDYFKTQIATIGENLVVRRFETISADDKGVVNGYVHSNGRVGVLIGAACESAEVANKAADFIRNLCMHAAAMKPSVISYKDLDKEFVEKEFIALRAELEKENEELKRLGKPLHHIPEYASRCQIGDAELAKATKEIEEELKAEGKPEKIWDKIIPGKIERFYADNTVLDQRLTLLGQFYVMDDKKTIEQVIEEKSKELGGKIEIVKYVRFELGEGLEKKVDDFAAEVAAQIG from the coding sequence ATGGAAATAACTGCACAAATGGTAAAAGAGCTCCGTGAATCAACTGGAGCTGGTATGATGGACTGCAAAAAGGCGCTTAGCGAAGCAAATGGCGACATGGAAAAAGCTATTGACATCCTTCGTGAAAAAGGCCTAGGCCAAGCTGCTAAAAAGGCTGACCGCCTTGCAAGCGAAGGCTTGGTAAGTGTTGAAGTTTGCTCAAAATGCAAAAAAGCAACTATCAGTGAGATCAACTCTGAAACTGACTTCGTTGCTAGAAACCCACAGTTTCAAGCACTTGCAAAAGATGCAACAGCTCACATCCAATCAAGCGGCATAAAAACAGTTGAAGAGCTAAATGCGAGCACTTTAAATGGTGTTAAATTTGAAGATTACTTCAAAACTCAGATTGCAACCATCGGAGAAAACCTTGTAGTTCGCCGCTTTGAGACTATTAGCGCTGATGATAAGGGCGTGGTAAATGGCTATGTTCACTCAAATGGTCGTGTTGGTGTACTTATTGGTGCAGCTTGCGAAAGCGCTGAAGTTGCAAACAAAGCAGCTGATTTTATAAGAAATTTATGTATGCATGCAGCCGCTATGAAGCCAAGCGTTATAAGCTACAAAGACCTTGATAAAGAGTTTGTTGAGAAAGAATTTATCGCACTTCGTGCTGAACTTGAAAAAGAAAATGAAGAGCTAAAACGCCTAGGCAAGCCACTTCATCACATTCCTGAGTATGCTAGTCGCTGCCAAATAGGCGACGCAGAGCTTGCAAAAGCTACAAAAGAGATCGAAGAAGAGCTAAAAGCTGAGGGCAAACCTGAGAAAATTTGGGACAAGATTATCCCTGGCAAGATCGAGAGATTTTATGCTGACAACACAGTGCTTGACCAACGTCTTACACTTTTAGGTCAGTTTTATGTAATGGACGATAAAAAGACTATCGAACAAGTTATCGAAGAGAAGAGCAAAGAGCTTGGCGGTAAGATTGAGATCGTAAAATACGTTCGTTTCGAGCTTGGTGAAGGCTTAGAGAAAAAAGTAGATGACTTTGCTGCAGAAGTTGCTGCTCAAATAGGCTAA